In Dama dama isolate Ldn47 chromosome 9, ASM3311817v1, whole genome shotgun sequence, the following proteins share a genomic window:
- the LOC133061343 gene encoding olfactory receptor 6F1, whose protein sequence is MNTDNETLPQDFLLLGFPGSQILQLSLFMLFLVMYILTVGGNMAILILVSTSHQLHSPMYFFLSNLSFLEIWYTTAAVPKALAILLGRSQSISFTSCLLQMYLVFSLGCTEYFLLAAMAYDRYLAICYPLHYGTIMDSFLSMQLALGSWVCGFLAIAVPTALISSLTFCGPHTINHFFCDIAPWIALACTSTRLVELVSFVIAFVVILSSCLITLVSYVYIISTIFRIPSAQGRSKAFSTCSSHLTVVLIWYGSTIFLHVRTSIKEALNLTKAVHVLNTVVTPVLNPFIYTLRNKEVRETLLKKCKGK, encoded by the coding sequence ATGAACACAGACAATGAAACTCTCCCCCAGGACTTTCTCCTACTGGGCTTTCCTGGGTCCCAGATCCTTCAGCTctctcttttcatgctttttttggTTATGTACATCCTCACAGTTGGTGGTAACATGGCCATATTGATATTGGTGAGTACCTCCCACCAGCTACactcccccatgtacttctttctgAGCAATCTCTCTTTCCTGGAGATTTGGTATACCACAGCTGCAGTCCCCAAAGCCCTGGCCATTCTACTGGGGAGAAGCCAAAGCATATCATTCACCAGCTGTCTTTTGCAGATGTACCTTGTTTTCTCATTGGGCTGCACAGAGTACTTCCTCCTGGCAGCCATGGCTTATGACCGTTATTTGGCCATCTGCTATCCTCTACACTACGGGACTATCATGGACAGCTTCCTCTCAATGCAGCTGGCTCTGGGCTCCTGGGTCTGTGGTTTCCTGGCCATTGCAGTTCCCACAGCCCTCATCAGCAGCCTGACCTTCTGTGGGCCCCACACTATCAACCACTTCTTTTGTGACATCGCACCTTGGATTGCCCTGGCCTGTACCAGCACACGGCTGGTGGAACTTGTAAGCTTTGTGATTGCTTTTGTGGTCATCCTAAGTTCTTGCCTTATCACCCTTGTCTCCTATGTCTACATCATCAGCACCATCTTCAGGATTCCCTCAGCCCAGGGCAGAAGCAAAGCCTTCTCCACGTGCTCCTCGCATCTTACAGTGGTGCTCATCTGGTATGGCTCTACAATCTTCCTTCATGTTCGCACCTCCATTAAAGAGGCTTTGAATCTGACCAAAGCtgttcatgtcttgaacaccgtggTAACTCCAGTTCTTAATCCTTTCATCTACACTCTCCGTAACAAGGAAGTAAGAGAAACTCTGCTAAAGAAATGTAAGGGAAAATAA